In Poecilia reticulata strain Guanapo linkage group LG1, Guppy_female_1.0+MT, whole genome shotgun sequence, one genomic interval encodes:
- the LOC103467110 gene encoding putative methyltransferase NSUN7 isoform X1, giving the protein MSSEKEKPVVVSHRERGHQGNKQPLSSLLPLPPLHSASPGSVGPPSDQVFLQAAAIFQRLRREKPEPRQLLRYENRTDTLPLNSSDDKATQKQAYQLAFNTLKYQDLLEAVISDSFFHKSQNICSDLLPLAMVMLYDFQDRRFLLRRRPAEGEQVVVAEVRDLEKSLQRWKIKLAASLARFRVKHSLQSVSRFLSDSLRTKERRAKSLPFYAWVNTLNTSLDEMCEILRSANLSEVKNMADLTGSTFSKDPLCPDTLVFSRSLCKPLQSSALAATHVVNIQDRSVCLAVSVSRPVLFDKGDVLVAGSFSALTVAHVAVAAAARSGRVLVCGADHAPVRTEEMKNLLSQMGIKNVRVLPAAFCGLNEWDSAVHRLKVIVVLPQCSSSALNDPVATMHTEHGDWNLLPDLSHGSISKSKILSLTTQQARLLAHALSFPKVQTVVYCTRSVCPEENEQLVGRVLEKTHTHPKLLPFRVNGPVFPDDSASGDETDSRFFRLHPSPFTNGCFIARLSRQVDPTKVESVQDVLARAAAKGLLGGIIPEPSKPAKKSKRKKKRVASSTSRPSSPSSQEEPEAAEISDGVDPASPSEDEEKEEGENEGEENEAEGKDSKTKSEKKKKRKSKRNQKRSRGDAAGVKNQAKGQKKKAKRKVNPSQHSKPRRIPRLTLTLMSAEKPSRHLSPITALAHKISGKPVKKLQEGSALVLEKDLSHAQSAPQSASERKNIQQEEEERNLEKQRSQSGNVRKAQGAPTAAGHILPPISSPSGSVARPQSATSDPQLA; this is encoded by the exons ATGAGCTCTGAGAAAGAGAAGCCGGTTGTCGTCTCTCATCGAGAGCGAGGCCATCAGGGCAACAAGCAGCcgctctcctctctgcttcctctgcctcctcttcaCTCGGCGTCTCCTGGCTCAG TCGGCCCTCCGTCAGATCAGGTCTTTCTCCAGGCAGCGGCCATCTTTCAGCGGCTTCGCAGAGAGAAGCCGGAGCCTCGACAGCTTCTGCGGTATGAAAACAGGACCGACACGCTACCACTCAACAGCAGCGACGACAAGGCCACACAAAAACAAGCCTACCAGCTCGCTTTCAACACCCTCAAAT ACCAAGATTTACTGGAGGCCGTGATTTCTGACAGCTTCTTCCACAAATCTCAGAACATC tgcagcgaCTTGTTGCCATTGGCAATGGTGATGCTGTATGACTTCCAGGACAGGAGGTTTTTGCTTCGTCGACGTCCAGCTGAAGGAGAGCAGGTGGTTGTCGCCGAAGTCAGAGACCTGGAGAAAAGCCTTCAGAG ATGGAAGATCAAACTCGCTGCGTCACTGGCCCGCTTCAGGGTGAAACACAGCCTGCAGAGCGTCTCCCGTTTCCTGTCTGATTCCCTCCGAACCAAAGAGCGCAGGGCCAAATCCTTACCGTTCTACGCATGGGTCAACACTTTAAACACCAG TCTTGATGAAATGTGCGAAATCTTACGAAGTGCCAACCTCAGTGAAGTGAAGAACATGGCTGACCTCACGGGTTCAACGTTTTCCAAGGACCCTCTCTGTCCAGACACTCTCGTTTTCTCCCGCAGCCTCTGCAAACCTCTTCAGAGCAGCGCCCTCGCTGCCACACATGTGGTAAACATCCAG GACAGGAGTGTGTGTTTGGCCGTGAGCGTGTCACGGCCAGTCCTGTTTGATAAAGGGGACGTCCTGGTGGCGGGCTCCTTCTCGGCTCTGACCGTGGCTCACGTAGCCGTTGCGGCCGCCGCTCGGTCGGGCCGAGTTCTGGTGTGCGGCGCCGACCACGCTCCTGTGCGGACGGAAGAGATGAAGAATCTGCTCTCTCAGATGGGAATCAAAA ATGTCAGAGTCCTGCCAGCAGCTTTCTGCGGTCTGAACGAGTGGGACAGCGCTGTGCACAGGTTAAAGGTCATCGTAGTTTTGCCTCAGTGTTCGTCCTCTGCCCTCAATGACCCAGTCGCCACAATGCACACTGAGCATGGAG ACTGGAACCTGCTGCCAGATTTATCCCACGGCTCGATTTCCAAAAGCAAAATCTTGTCTCTGACCACCCAGCAGGCCCGGCTGCTGGCTCACGCGTTGTCCT TTCCAAAGGTCCAGACGGTGGTCTACTGCACACGCTCAGTGTGCCCTGAGGAAAACGAGCAGCTGGTCGGAAGAGTGTTggagaaaacacacactcaccccAAACTGTTGCCATTCAG GGTGAATGGGCCTGTTTTCCCCGATGACTCCGCTTCAGGGGACGAAACCGACTCCAGGTTCTTCAGGCTCCATCCCTCTCCGTTCACCAACGGCTGCTTCATAGCCAGACTGTCACGGCAG GTGGATCCCACAAAGGTGGAATCGGTTCAGGATGTGTTGGCAAGGGCGGCAGCGAAGGGTCTCTTGGGCGGCATAATTCCTGAACCATCAAAACCTGCGAAGAAGAGCAAAAGGAAGAAGAAACGAGTCGCTTCGAGCACCAGCAGGCCTTCATCTCCCTCCAGCCAGGAGGAGCCTGAGGCAGCAGAGATCAGTGATGGAGTAGATCCTGCTTCACCTTCAGAAGAcgaagaaaaagaggaaggagaaaatgaAGGTGAAGAAAATGAGGCTGAAGGAAAGGACAGTAAGACCAAGtcggagaagaagaaaaaacgaaaaagcaaaagaaatcagAAACGGAGCAGAGGCGATGCAGCAGGCGTGAAAAATCAAGCAAAAGggcaaaagaagaaagcaaagagaaaagtaAATCCATCTCAGCACAGCAAACCGAGGCGGATACCACGTCTTACGCTGACCTTAATGTCTGCTGAAAAACCCTCCAGACACTTGTCTCCAATCACAGCTCTTGCACACAAGATCAGCGGAAAACCAGTAAAGAAGCTGCAGGAGGGCTCAGCTCTAGTCCTAGAAAAAGATCTCTCACATGCTCAGTCTGCTCCTCAGTCGGCCTCCgagaggaaaaacatccaacaagaggaggaagagaggaaccTGGAGAAACAGAGGAGCCAATCTGGGAACGTGAGGAAAGCACAGGGAGCGCCGACGGCTGCAGGTCACATCCTGCCGCCAATCTCTTCCCCGAGCGGCTCTGTCGCCCGTCCGCAGTCTGCGACCTCCGACCCACAGTTAGCATAG
- the LOC103467110 gene encoding putative methyltransferase NSUN7 isoform X2, whose product MLSSDVNMCTVNDGVVFYPVQAVGPPSDQVFLQAAAIFQRLRREKPEPRQLLRYENRTDTLPLNSSDDKATQKQAYQLAFNTLKYQDLLEAVISDSFFHKSQNICSDLLPLAMVMLYDFQDRRFLLRRRPAEGEQVVVAEVRDLEKSLQRWKIKLAASLARFRVKHSLQSVSRFLSDSLRTKERRAKSLPFYAWVNTLNTSLDEMCEILRSANLSEVKNMADLTGSTFSKDPLCPDTLVFSRSLCKPLQSSALAATHVVNIQDRSVCLAVSVSRPVLFDKGDVLVAGSFSALTVAHVAVAAAARSGRVLVCGADHAPVRTEEMKNLLSQMGIKNVRVLPAAFCGLNEWDSAVHRLKVIVVLPQCSSSALNDPVATMHTEHGDWNLLPDLSHGSISKSKILSLTTQQARLLAHALSFPKVQTVVYCTRSVCPEENEQLVGRVLEKTHTHPKLLPFRVNGPVFPDDSASGDETDSRFFRLHPSPFTNGCFIARLSRQVDPTKVESVQDVLARAAAKGLLGGIIPEPSKPAKKSKRKKKRVASSTSRPSSPSSQEEPEAAEISDGVDPASPSEDEEKEEGENEGEENEAEGKDSKTKSEKKKKRKSKRNQKRSRGDAAGVKNQAKGQKKKAKRKVNPSQHSKPRRIPRLTLTLMSAEKPSRHLSPITALAHKISGKPVKKLQEGSALVLEKDLSHAQSAPQSASERKNIQQEEEERNLEKQRSQSGNVRKAQGAPTAAGHILPPISSPSGSVARPQSATSDPQLA is encoded by the exons ATGCTGAGTAGCGATGTAAACATGTGCACTGTAAACGACGGCGTGGTATTTTACCCAGTTCAGGCAG TCGGCCCTCCGTCAGATCAGGTCTTTCTCCAGGCAGCGGCCATCTTTCAGCGGCTTCGCAGAGAGAAGCCGGAGCCTCGACAGCTTCTGCGGTATGAAAACAGGACCGACACGCTACCACTCAACAGCAGCGACGACAAGGCCACACAAAAACAAGCCTACCAGCTCGCTTTCAACACCCTCAAAT ACCAAGATTTACTGGAGGCCGTGATTTCTGACAGCTTCTTCCACAAATCTCAGAACATC tgcagcgaCTTGTTGCCATTGGCAATGGTGATGCTGTATGACTTCCAGGACAGGAGGTTTTTGCTTCGTCGACGTCCAGCTGAAGGAGAGCAGGTGGTTGTCGCCGAAGTCAGAGACCTGGAGAAAAGCCTTCAGAG ATGGAAGATCAAACTCGCTGCGTCACTGGCCCGCTTCAGGGTGAAACACAGCCTGCAGAGCGTCTCCCGTTTCCTGTCTGATTCCCTCCGAACCAAAGAGCGCAGGGCCAAATCCTTACCGTTCTACGCATGGGTCAACACTTTAAACACCAG TCTTGATGAAATGTGCGAAATCTTACGAAGTGCCAACCTCAGTGAAGTGAAGAACATGGCTGACCTCACGGGTTCAACGTTTTCCAAGGACCCTCTCTGTCCAGACACTCTCGTTTTCTCCCGCAGCCTCTGCAAACCTCTTCAGAGCAGCGCCCTCGCTGCCACACATGTGGTAAACATCCAG GACAGGAGTGTGTGTTTGGCCGTGAGCGTGTCACGGCCAGTCCTGTTTGATAAAGGGGACGTCCTGGTGGCGGGCTCCTTCTCGGCTCTGACCGTGGCTCACGTAGCCGTTGCGGCCGCCGCTCGGTCGGGCCGAGTTCTGGTGTGCGGCGCCGACCACGCTCCTGTGCGGACGGAAGAGATGAAGAATCTGCTCTCTCAGATGGGAATCAAAA ATGTCAGAGTCCTGCCAGCAGCTTTCTGCGGTCTGAACGAGTGGGACAGCGCTGTGCACAGGTTAAAGGTCATCGTAGTTTTGCCTCAGTGTTCGTCCTCTGCCCTCAATGACCCAGTCGCCACAATGCACACTGAGCATGGAG ACTGGAACCTGCTGCCAGATTTATCCCACGGCTCGATTTCCAAAAGCAAAATCTTGTCTCTGACCACCCAGCAGGCCCGGCTGCTGGCTCACGCGTTGTCCT TTCCAAAGGTCCAGACGGTGGTCTACTGCACACGCTCAGTGTGCCCTGAGGAAAACGAGCAGCTGGTCGGAAGAGTGTTggagaaaacacacactcaccccAAACTGTTGCCATTCAG GGTGAATGGGCCTGTTTTCCCCGATGACTCCGCTTCAGGGGACGAAACCGACTCCAGGTTCTTCAGGCTCCATCCCTCTCCGTTCACCAACGGCTGCTTCATAGCCAGACTGTCACGGCAG GTGGATCCCACAAAGGTGGAATCGGTTCAGGATGTGTTGGCAAGGGCGGCAGCGAAGGGTCTCTTGGGCGGCATAATTCCTGAACCATCAAAACCTGCGAAGAAGAGCAAAAGGAAGAAGAAACGAGTCGCTTCGAGCACCAGCAGGCCTTCATCTCCCTCCAGCCAGGAGGAGCCTGAGGCAGCAGAGATCAGTGATGGAGTAGATCCTGCTTCACCTTCAGAAGAcgaagaaaaagaggaaggagaaaatgaAGGTGAAGAAAATGAGGCTGAAGGAAAGGACAGTAAGACCAAGtcggagaagaagaaaaaacgaaaaagcaaaagaaatcagAAACGGAGCAGAGGCGATGCAGCAGGCGTGAAAAATCAAGCAAAAGggcaaaagaagaaagcaaagagaaaagtaAATCCATCTCAGCACAGCAAACCGAGGCGGATACCACGTCTTACGCTGACCTTAATGTCTGCTGAAAAACCCTCCAGACACTTGTCTCCAATCACAGCTCTTGCACACAAGATCAGCGGAAAACCAGTAAAGAAGCTGCAGGAGGGCTCAGCTCTAGTCCTAGAAAAAGATCTCTCACATGCTCAGTCTGCTCCTCAGTCGGCCTCCgagaggaaaaacatccaacaagaggaggaagagaggaaccTGGAGAAACAGAGGAGCCAATCTGGGAACGTGAGGAAAGCACAGGGAGCGCCGACGGCTGCAGGTCACATCCTGCCGCCAATCTCTTCCCCGAGCGGCTCTGTCGCCCGTCCGCAGTCTGCGACCTCCGACCCACAGTTAGCATAG